The following are encoded in a window of Carboxydothermus pertinax genomic DNA:
- the nadC gene encoding carboxylating nicotinate-nucleotide diphosphorylase, translating to MLPFYVREQIRLAMEEDIGLGDITTEAMVVSEARTVGFIKVKEPGVIAGLFVLDEVYRFLSSEIHIEYLVKDGDEVVPGQVVAKIFGPAEVILMGERVALNYLQFLSGIATKTRRIIERVKDYPVRVVDTRKTVPGLRWLSKYAVRVGGGFNHRFNLSDGILIKDNHIKAAGGIREAVARARRYAPHTLKIEVEVESLAELKEAMEAGADIVMLDNMSPAKVKEAKIITRGKVLLEASGGINEENILEYAKAGVDIISLGALTHSVKALDLSLDLGSLKESGQ from the coding sequence GTGTTACCTTTTTATGTACGTGAACAAATTCGCTTAGCAATGGAAGAAGACATTGGTCTTGGGGATATAACGACCGAGGCAATGGTGGTAAGTGAAGCCAGGACAGTGGGATTTATCAAGGTAAAAGAGCCCGGAGTGATTGCCGGGCTTTTTGTGCTGGATGAGGTTTATCGTTTCCTTAGTTCCGAAATACATATTGAGTATTTAGTAAAGGATGGGGATGAAGTTGTGCCGGGACAGGTGGTAGCCAAAATATTTGGGCCGGCAGAAGTGATTTTAATGGGAGAGAGAGTTGCGTTAAATTATCTTCAGTTTCTCTCAGGAATTGCTACGAAAACCCGAAGGATAATTGAAAGAGTAAAAGATTACCCGGTACGGGTAGTGGATACCCGTAAAACTGTCCCGGGGCTTCGTTGGCTTTCTAAATATGCAGTGCGGGTAGGCGGGGGTTTCAATCACCGGTTTAACTTAAGTGATGGTATTTTAATTAAAGATAACCATATTAAAGCCGCCGGCGGTATAAGGGAGGCAGTAGCCCGGGCTCGCCGGTATGCTCCTCACACCTTAAAAATTGAAGTTGAGGTGGAATCTTTGGCAGAGTTAAAGGAAGCGATGGAAGCGGGCGCAGATATTGTGATGCTTGATAACATGTCCCCAGCAAAGGTAAAAGAGGCAAAAATAATTACCAGAGGGAAGGTCCTCCTGGAAGCTTCCGGAGGGATAAATGAGGAAAATATTCTAGAATACGCTAAGGCAGGAGTAGACATCATTTCTCTTGGCGCCCTAACTCATTCGGTAAAGGCGCTAGATTTAAGCCTTGATTTAGGTAGTCTAAAGGAGTCCGGACAATGA
- the panD gene encoding aspartate 1-decarboxylase — MMKGKIHRATVTEANLNYVGSITIDEELLEASGILPNEKVQVVNLNNGARLETYTIPGQRGSGVISLNGAAARLCQVGDKIIIIAYALMDEKEAKNWQPTVVFVDEKNKIVKIEEKEVHGQRE, encoded by the coding sequence ATGATGAAAGGAAAAATTCACCGGGCAACGGTTACCGAGGCTAATTTAAATTACGTAGGTAGTATAACAATTGATGAAGAACTTTTAGAGGCTTCAGGAATTTTGCCCAATGAAAAGGTACAGGTGGTAAATTTAAATAATGGGGCGCGACTTGAAACCTATACTATTCCCGGTCAAAGGGGTAGTGGGGTTATTAGCTTAAATGGTGCCGCGGCTCGGCTTTGCCAGGTGGGAGATAAAATTATTATTATTGCCTATGCCTTAATGGATGAAAAAGAGGCAAAAAATTGGCAACCGACAGTGGTTTTTGTTGATGAAAAAAATAAAATCGTTAAAATAGAAGAAAAAGAGGTTCATGGCCAAAGAGAATAG
- a CDS encoding transcriptional regulator, which yields MRIVRIGDKVISRDKIDRMVDEILRLRSQGYSQQETANILGLERTFISRLEGIGEIRKGTKIAVFGFPLKNTEELMKVCQEEGVDFTLLMTDKERWEFIEGKSAAELVNLLMELIAAAQQFDTVIMIGSDMRVKVAQAIVDREVIGITIGQTPIEEDVYLDPEILREAIKSVRGGK from the coding sequence ATGAGGATTGTTCGGATTGGAGATAAAGTTATTTCCCGGGATAAAATAGACCGAATGGTGGACGAAATTTTGAGGCTTCGTTCTCAAGGTTATTCGCAGCAGGAAACAGCTAATATCCTGGGGTTGGAGCGGACGTTTATCTCGAGATTAGAAGGAATTGGGGAAATTCGTAAAGGAACGAAAATTGCGGTTTTTGGTTTTCCTTTAAAAAATACCGAAGAGTTAATGAAAGTATGCCAGGAGGAAGGGGTAGATTTTACTCTTTTGATGACCGATAAGGAACGTTGGGAGTTTATTGAGGGGAAATCAGCGGCGGAACTGGTAAACCTTTTAATGGAGCTAATCGCGGCAGCCCAGCAGTTTGATACGGTAATCATGATTGGTTCTGATATGCGGGTAAAAGTGGCTCAGGCAATAGTTGATCGAGAAGTAATAGGCATAACCATTGGACAAACACCCATTGAGGAAGATGTATATCTCGATCCAGAAATTTTAAGAGAAGCTATAAAATCAGTGCGGGGAGGTAAGTAA
- the nadA gene encoding quinolinate synthase NadA — protein MFDEKTRKIMDEVVRLKKEKDAIILAHLYQRPEVQEVADYVGDSLGLARTAAKTSAKVIVFAGVHFMAESAKILSPDKIVLLPEIDAGCPLADTITAESLRAKKAQHPGAVVVTYVNSSAAVKAESDIICTSANAVKVVESIPSDKEIIFTPDQNLGNYVAKKTGRKLILWEGYCNTHQRLTPDDIREAKAQYPNAKVLVHPECRPEVVALADGVFSTTGIINYVVNDPGDEFIIGTEAGIMHQLSKKAPHKKCYLASPKLVCPNMKLTTIEKVKLSLETLEPQIEVEPEIAQKALQALEKMLAIG, from the coding sequence ATGTTTGATGAAAAGACCCGAAAAATTATGGACGAGGTGGTAAGGCTAAAAAAAGAAAAAGATGCTATCATCCTTGCCCACCTTTACCAGCGGCCGGAAGTCCAGGAAGTAGCTGATTATGTAGGTGACTCCCTGGGCCTTGCCCGTACGGCGGCTAAGACTTCGGCAAAAGTGATAGTTTTTGCTGGAGTTCATTTTATGGCTGAAAGTGCTAAAATTCTATCCCCGGATAAAATAGTATTACTGCCAGAAATTGATGCAGGATGTCCATTAGCGGATACCATTACTGCCGAAAGCTTACGAGCTAAAAAAGCCCAGCACCCGGGAGCGGTGGTAGTTACTTATGTTAATTCCTCAGCGGCGGTCAAGGCTGAAAGTGATATAATTTGCACTTCGGCCAATGCCGTAAAAGTTGTGGAGAGTATTCCTTCGGATAAGGAAATTATTTTTACGCCTGACCAGAATCTTGGAAACTATGTCGCTAAAAAAACCGGTCGGAAGTTAATCCTTTGGGAAGGTTATTGCAATACCCACCAGCGGTTAACCCCCGATGATATTCGTGAAGCAAAGGCCCAATATCCCAATGCTAAAGTCTTAGTCCATCCGGAATGTAGACCGGAGGTGGTGGCCTTAGCCGATGGAGTATTTAGCACCACTGGTATTATAAACTATGTGGTGAACGACCCAGGAGATGAGTTTATAATTGGTACTGAGGCTGGGATTATGCATCAGCTTTCCAAAAAAGCGCCTCACAAAAAGTGCTATCTTGCATCACCTAAACTTGTTTGTCCCAATATGAAATTGACAACAATTGAAAAAGTTAAGCTGTCTTTAGAAACTTTGGAGCCGCAAATTGAGGTTGAACCGGAAATTGCCCAAAAAGCCCTACAGGCTCTAGAGAAAATGCTTGCTATTGGTTAG
- the panB gene encoding 3-methyl-2-oxobutanoate hydroxymethyltransferase, whose translation MSRVTVNTLKEMKEAGQKIAMVTAYDYPSALFAEEAGAEVLLVGDSLAMVVLGYDSTIPVTMDEMLHHVKAVVRGTKKSLVVADMPFMSYQANAFDAMYNAGRFLKEGGAQAVKLEGGSEVAELVAKLVLAGIPVMGHIGLTPQSVNALGGYKVQGKDLKTAQKLLDDAKALEEAGAFSIVLECVPAALAAKVTQSLSIPTIGIGSGPDCDGQVLVYHDVLGMYPRMLPKFVKRYLDSSSLFKEALGKYVEEVKNKKFPEEKHSFTIAEEILEKIY comes from the coding sequence ATGAGCAGGGTTACTGTTAACACCTTAAAGGAGATGAAAGAGGCGGGGCAAAAAATAGCCATGGTTACCGCCTATGATTATCCATCGGCGCTTTTTGCTGAAGAAGCCGGGGCAGAAGTGCTTTTGGTGGGGGATTCCTTGGCCATGGTGGTTTTAGGTTATGATAGCACTATACCGGTTACTATGGATGAGATGCTTCACCACGTTAAAGCAGTAGTGCGGGGGACCAAAAAAAGCCTGGTGGTAGCGGATATGCCTTTCATGTCATATCAGGCAAATGCTTTCGACGCAATGTACAACGCCGGACGGTTTTTAAAAGAAGGGGGAGCTCAGGCGGTAAAGTTAGAAGGGGGCAGTGAAGTTGCTGAATTGGTGGCTAAGCTTGTCTTAGCAGGGATACCGGTAATGGGGCATATCGGGCTTACTCCGCAGTCGGTAAATGCCCTCGGCGGTTATAAAGTTCAAGGAAAAGATTTAAAAACGGCCCAAAAGCTTTTGGATGATGCTAAAGCTTTAGAAGAAGCAGGGGCGTTTTCCATTGTTTTAGAGTGTGTGCCGGCGGCTTTGGCGGCGAAAGTTACCCAGAGCCTTTCAATTCCAACTATTGGCATTGGCTCAGGTCCCGATTGTGATGGCCAGGTCTTGGTTTACCATGATGTTTTGGGGATGTATCCCAGAATGCTTCCGAAATTTGTAAAACGTTATCTGGATAGTTCTAGTTTATTTAAAGAAGCTTTAGGCAAATATGTAGAGGAAGTAAAAAACAAAAAGTTTCCAGAAGAAAAACATAGTTTTACAATTGCTGAAGAGATTTTAGAAAAGATTTATTAA
- the folK gene encoding 2-amino-4-hydroxy-6-hydroxymethyldihydropteridine diphosphokinase, whose product MSLAYIGVGTNLGNKLENIKRAIEELNSLPATKVIKTAGVYETEPWGYKEQDWFLNTAVALETELAPEELLEALLQIEAKMGRVRHIRYGPRVIDLDLLWYEGEERQGEKLTLPHPRLTERAFVVLPLLELWPDGEIKGMSLREAAARLKKEQGIRKFKNL is encoded by the coding sequence ATGTCTTTAGCCTATATTGGAGTTGGAACTAACCTTGGTAATAAACTGGAAAATATCAAAAGAGCTATAGAGGAGCTAAATAGTTTACCAGCTACTAAAGTAATTAAGACTGCAGGAGTTTATGAAACGGAGCCCTGGGGATATAAAGAGCAGGACTGGTTTTTAAATACAGCGGTAGCTTTAGAGACAGAGCTTGCCCCCGAGGAACTTTTAGAGGCATTGCTGCAAATTGAAGCCAAAATGGGAAGGGTAAGGCATATCCGCTACGGCCCGCGGGTAATTGACTTAGACCTTTTGTGGTATGAGGGGGAAGAACGGCAGGGGGAAAAACTTACCTTACCTCACCCGCGTCTTACCGAGAGGGCCTTTGTGGTGCTGCCGCTACTGGAGTTGTGGCCCGATGGGGAGATAAAGGGGATGTCTTTACGGGAAGCGGCAGCCAGGCTTAAAAAGGAACAGGGAATTAGAAAATTCAAAAATTTGTGA
- a CDS encoding type III pantothenate kinase, whose translation MFLAIDIGNTNTVLGVYENKKLVKTWRMASDRSKTTDEYAVIIRNFFSFLNLNFKDIEGIGLASVVPPLTPVFEKLSYEYFQIRPLVIGPGVKTGLKIKFENPREVGADRIVNAVAGYHIYGGPLIVVDFGTATTFDAINEKGEYIGGAISPGIGISTEALFARASKLPRIELVKPLNIIGKNTVTAMQAGIVYGFIGQVDEICTRMKKELGNNTKVIATGGLAELIASDSRQIERVDQHLTLEGIRLIYERNKAN comes from the coding sequence ATGTTTTTAGCCATTGATATTGGCAATACCAATACGGTTTTAGGGGTTTATGAGAACAAAAAATTAGTTAAAACTTGGCGGATGGCTTCCGATCGCAGTAAAACTACTGATGAGTATGCGGTTATAATAAGAAACTTTTTTTCCTTTTTAAACCTTAATTTTAAAGATATTGAGGGCATTGGTCTAGCTTCAGTAGTACCGCCTTTAACCCCAGTCTTTGAAAAGCTTTCCTATGAATATTTTCAGATCCGTCCCCTGGTAATTGGACCTGGAGTTAAAACCGGTCTTAAAATTAAGTTTGAAAATCCCCGGGAGGTGGGGGCTGACCGGATAGTAAATGCCGTGGCTGGTTACCATATTTACGGGGGTCCACTTATTGTTGTGGATTTTGGAACGGCTACCACTTTTGATGCCATTAATGAAAAAGGTGAGTATATTGGTGGGGCTATAAGTCCGGGAATCGGAATTTCTACCGAAGCCCTCTTTGCCCGGGCTTCTAAGCTTCCACGGATTGAGCTGGTAAAACCATTAAATATTATTGGTAAAAATACCGTTACTGCAATGCAGGCGGGGATAGTTTATGGTTTTATTGGACAGGTAGACGAAATCTGTACCCGGATGAAAAAAGAGCTAGGTAATAATACCAAGGTAATTGCTACAGGCGGTTTAGCGGAGCTTATTGCATCCGATTCCCGACAAATAGAACGGGTGGATCAGCATTTAACACTGGAGGGTATCAGGTTGATTTATGAAAGAAACAAGGCCAATTAA
- the folB gene encoding dihydroneopterin aldolase, with product MDKIVIKGAVFYAYHGVLPEEKVLGQKFILDLELGLSLEAAGKRDDLTQTVSYKEVLEAVEDVVVNNRFNLIEALAEKIAQRILADFPRVLEVKVTVHKPGAPLPQSFSDVYIEIKRSR from the coding sequence ATGGATAAAATTGTTATTAAAGGTGCAGTTTTTTACGCCTACCACGGAGTTTTACCCGAAGAAAAAGTGCTGGGGCAGAAGTTTATTTTGGATTTAGAACTAGGCCTTTCGCTAGAGGCTGCGGGAAAAAGGGATGATTTAACCCAAACGGTAAGTTATAAAGAGGTTTTAGAGGCAGTGGAGGATGTAGTGGTTAATAACCGTTTTAATTTAATTGAAGCTTTAGCTGAAAAAATTGCCCAGAGGATTTTGGCGGATTTTCCCCGGGTCTTAGAGGTAAAAGTTACTGTTCATAAGCCTGGAGCGCCTTTACCGCAAAGCTTTAGTGATGTTTATATAGAAATAAAAAGGAGCCGTTAA
- the dusB gene encoding tRNA dihydrouridine synthase DusB, with protein sequence MKETRPIKLKNPVIVAPMAGVTDKAFRLICQSFGAGLTVTEMINDLALLHGNPRTRQMVNLEGEALPVAVQIFGSDPEKMAEAARIVEEAGASMVDINMGCPAPKIVKNGEGAALMLKPELAERIVTAVKKAVSVPVSVKIRKGFDDNTVNAVDFAKRMEEAGADMIAVHGRTREQYYSGKADWEIIRRVKEAVKIPVAGNGDVDTPQKAREMILETGVDFIMVGRAVMGNPWLIRQIVTYLESGIMLPSPTFQEKAEIFLRHFTYLLKFKDEYIAVREMRKHGGWYLKGVPGASRLREILNKAKTPEEVREVVLTIKNI encoded by the coding sequence ATGAAAGAAACAAGGCCAATTAAGCTGAAAAATCCGGTAATTGTTGCGCCCATGGCCGGTGTTACGGATAAGGCTTTTCGGCTTATCTGTCAATCTTTTGGTGCGGGGCTTACCGTTACTGAAATGATTAATGATTTAGCCCTACTACACGGTAATCCCAGGACTAGGCAAATGGTCAATTTAGAGGGAGAAGCCTTGCCAGTGGCAGTTCAAATTTTTGGTAGTGACCCGGAGAAAATGGCCGAAGCGGCCCGAATTGTTGAAGAAGCCGGAGCCAGTATGGTAGATATCAATATGGGCTGTCCTGCTCCGAAAATTGTTAAAAACGGTGAAGGAGCAGCTTTAATGCTTAAGCCGGAACTGGCGGAAAGGATTGTTACAGCAGTAAAAAAAGCCGTTTCTGTTCCAGTATCGGTAAAAATAAGAAAAGGGTTTGACGATAACACGGTAAATGCTGTTGATTTTGCTAAAAGGATGGAAGAGGCAGGAGCCGATATGATTGCTGTCCATGGACGAACCCGGGAGCAGTATTATTCGGGCAAGGCCGACTGGGAGATAATTCGCCGGGTAAAAGAGGCGGTAAAAATACCGGTGGCGGGTAATGGTGATGTGGATACTCCCCAAAAAGCCCGGGAAATGATTCTGGAAACTGGTGTGGATTTTATTATGGTTGGACGGGCGGTAATGGGTAATCCCTGGCTTATCCGGCAAATAGTAACCTATCTTGAAAGCGGCATAATGCTGCCTTCACCAACTTTTCAGGAAAAGGCAGAAATTTTTTTAAGGCATTTTACGTATCTTTTAAAATTTAAAGATGAATACATAGCGGTGCGAGAAATGAGAAAACACGGCGGATGGTATTTAAAGGGCGTTCCTGGGGCTTCCAGGCTAAGAGAAATATTAAATAAAGCCAAAACCCCGGAAGAAGTTAGGGAAGTTGTCCTAACTATAAAAAATATTTAA
- the panC gene encoding pantoate--beta-alanine ligase, which translates to MRFFTEVKTLKAYIAEQKREGKTIGFVPTMGYLHDGHLSLVRTAKQQADVVIVSIFVNPLQFGPSEDFAKYPRDLERDLALLQEEGVDCVFAPPAEEMYREGFSTYVEVSGEITEVMCGKSRPGHFKGVTTVVTKLFNIVTPDLAFFGQKDAQQLFIIEKLVRDLNFNVEIVRVPTRREEDGLAMSSRNTYLNPEERRAATILYRALKRGEELVKNGERNPEKLKQLIEEYIKTEPLARIDYVEVRSVPDLKVMEKIQGKFIIALAVYIGSTRLIDNFILEVD; encoded by the coding sequence GTGCGGTTTTTTACAGAGGTAAAAACTCTTAAAGCTTATATAGCCGAACAAAAAAGGGAAGGTAAAACTATTGGCTTTGTTCCAACTATGGGTTACCTCCATGACGGACATTTATCTTTGGTACGCACGGCCAAACAGCAGGCTGATGTGGTAATAGTATCAATTTTTGTCAATCCTTTGCAGTTTGGCCCAAGTGAAGATTTTGCCAAATATCCTCGGGATCTGGAGCGAGATTTAGCACTTCTTCAGGAAGAAGGGGTTGACTGCGTATTTGCTCCTCCTGCTGAAGAGATGTACCGAGAAGGTTTTTCTACCTATGTGGAAGTTAGCGGGGAAATTACCGAGGTGATGTGCGGCAAATCCCGTCCAGGGCATTTTAAAGGTGTTACTACAGTAGTTACCAAGCTTTTTAACATTGTTACTCCAGACTTGGCCTTTTTTGGTCAAAAGGATGCCCAGCAACTTTTTATTATAGAAAAGTTAGTGCGGGATTTAAACTTCAACGTAGAAATAGTTCGGGTACCTACCCGTCGGGAAGAAGATGGTCTGGCGATGAGCTCACGCAATACCTATTTAAATCCCGAGGAGCGAAGAGCAGCAACTATTCTGTACCGGGCATTAAAACGCGGTGAAGAACTTGTGAAAAACGGAGAGAGAAACCCGGAAAAGCTAAAACAACTAATTGAAGAGTATATAAAAACTGAACCTCTAGCCCGGATTGATTATGTTGAAGTTCGGTCAGTTCCGGATTTAAAGGTCATGGAAAAAATTCAGGGCAAATTCATCATAGCTCTAGCGGTCTATATAGGGAGTACCCGGTTAATAGATAATTTTATTTTGGAGGTAGATTAA
- a CDS encoding Rossmann-like and DUF2520 domain-containing protein, which yields MINSIGIIGAGRVGGALGLLLREKGFNISGVYSKTLSSAEKLAYKLNSFVYRDLESLVAESELIFITTTDREIAKVIREIAKLPNLTGKYFAHTSGSQCYKILSPIKEKGGITFTMHPLQAVASQEMGRQVLPKAYFSLEGDPEGIKVGAYLVRAIGAKVLYLKENQKSLYHTGAVMASNYLVTLIDTALELLEISGINREEGFRALKPLIYGTLNNIEKYGTVKALTGPIARGDTVTIAQHLERLKEYPKLMELYQVLGKHTVRMAKKREDYLPEKGKKILKLFEEAYDK from the coding sequence ATGATTAATTCTATTGGGATAATCGGTGCAGGCAGGGTTGGTGGGGCATTAGGGTTATTACTCCGAGAAAAAGGTTTTAATATTAGTGGGGTTTACAGTAAAACTTTATCTTCCGCTGAAAAATTAGCTTATAAATTAAACAGTTTTGTCTATCGGGATTTAGAAAGTTTGGTAGCGGAGTCTGAACTCATTTTTATAACTACTACTGACCGAGAAATTGCTAAAGTTATCCGCGAAATAGCAAAATTACCAAATCTTACAGGGAAATATTTTGCCCACACCAGTGGTTCTCAGTGTTATAAAATCTTAAGTCCGATTAAAGAAAAAGGCGGAATTACCTTTACTATGCACCCCCTGCAGGCGGTTGCCTCACAGGAAATGGGGCGACAGGTTTTGCCCAAGGCTTATTTTTCTCTGGAAGGAGATCCGGAAGGGATTAAAGTTGGTGCCTACTTGGTACGGGCTATCGGTGCTAAGGTATTATATCTAAAAGAAAACCAAAAAAGTTTATATCATACTGGAGCGGTGATGGCTTCCAACTATTTAGTGACATTAATCGATACAGCTTTAGAACTATTAGAAATTTCAGGAATTAACCGGGAAGAGGGATTTCGAGCGCTAAAACCTTTGATTTATGGAACATTAAATAACATCGAAAAGTATGGTACTGTAAAAGCCTTAACTGGCCCTATTGCCCGGGGGGATACAGTAACAATAGCTCAGCATTTAGAAAGACTAAAAGAATATCCCAAACTTATGGAGCTTTATCAGGTTTTGGGGAAACATACGGTAAGGATGGCAAAAAAGCGGGAGGATTACCTTCCTGAAAAAGGCAAGAAAATCTTAAAACTTTTCGAGGAGGCTTACGATAAATGA
- a CDS encoding biotin--[acetyl-CoA-carboxylase] ligase, whose amino-acid sequence MKEEIIAMLIGRQDYLSGEEISKKIGVTRTAVWKHIKELEREGYKFEAHPKRGYKLMAYPDVPAYYLLKPFLKTRFMGRTGEYHNLIGSTNDRAKELAVMGVPEGFLVSANGQTTGRGRLGRSWASPVGQGLYFSIILYPNLPPVELPKLTLLAGLALGQAVENLGVEAKIKWPNDLLIKGKKVAGILTEMSAEAERTIFAVVGVGINIEPLNERESFSYPATFLKEHVAIVSRLKLLASFLGYFEEQYELFKKGEFARILKEYEKRLAFRGEEVKIISGSHEYSGRLSGLADDGALIIQDGFTTRRFAAGEISLRRKEEKDVFSH is encoded by the coding sequence ATGAAAGAAGAAATTATAGCCATGTTAATTGGACGCCAGGATTATTTATCGGGTGAAGAAATCTCGAAAAAAATTGGAGTAACTAGAACTGCAGTTTGGAAACACATAAAAGAGTTAGAACGGGAAGGTTATAAATTTGAGGCGCACCCCAAACGAGGCTATAAACTGATGGCTTATCCCGATGTTCCGGCGTATTATCTTTTAAAACCTTTTTTGAAAACACGTTTTATGGGTCGTACCGGTGAATACCATAATTTAATTGGCTCAACTAACGATCGGGCAAAAGAATTAGCGGTTATGGGGGTGCCCGAAGGTTTTTTGGTATCGGCTAACGGTCAAACCACAGGAAGAGGTAGGCTTGGCCGCAGTTGGGCATCTCCTGTAGGTCAAGGGTTATATTTTAGCATAATATTATATCCAAATTTGCCGCCAGTGGAATTACCAAAGCTAACATTATTAGCGGGTCTTGCTCTTGGGCAAGCGGTAGAAAATTTGGGAGTAGAGGCAAAAATTAAATGGCCCAATGACCTTTTAATTAAAGGTAAGAAAGTTGCCGGCATACTTACCGAAATGTCCGCCGAAGCGGAAAGAACTATTTTTGCTGTGGTGGGTGTAGGGATTAATATAGAACCTTTAAACGAAAGGGAGAGTTTTTCCTATCCTGCTACTTTTTTAAAAGAACATGTAGCTATTGTTTCAAGATTAAAGTTACTGGCTTCCTTTTTAGGCTATTTTGAGGAGCAGTATGAGCTGTTTAAAAAAGGAGAATTTGCCCGTATTTTAAAAGAGTACGAAAAGAGGCTGGCCTTTAGGGGGGAAGAGGTAAAGATCATTTCCGGAAGCCATGAGTATTCAGGACGGCTTTCTGGCCTTGCTGACGATGGTGCCTTAATTATCCAAGATGGGTTTACCACAAGGCGCTTTGCGGCTGGTGAAATAAGTTTAAGGAGAAAGGAGGAAAAGGATGTTTTTAGCCATTGA
- the nadB gene encoding L-aspartate oxidase, producing the protein MRRYLIDFDLSGVPVYKSDYLVIGSGIAGLYAALNAARYGEVVVLTKKNLGDTNTDLAQGGIAAAVDPEDDSPELHYQDTIEAGAGLCNPEAVRVLVEDGIERVHHLVELGADFHRKDGKLALRMEGAHRRRRILYRGDTTGEEIQRVLSIQAKNHPHIRIMENHFTLDLITEDRECLGALAWDEKGHLRLFLSKFTVLATGGAGQVFRETTNPEVATGDGIAMAYRAGAGVMDMEFFQFHPTALNLPGRQKFLISEAVRGEGAKLVNAAGEYFMKNYHELADLAPRDVVARAIWDQAQKGPVFLDIRSFTEEQLAGIPRIVKTLKENGLDPKKDLIPVLPAAHYFMGGVRTNIWGETDLARLYACGEVACQGVHGANRLASNSLLDGLVFGYRIVERTKNILKTTRVNYPEVAAFKGEKIDGISTREAMTKIKDLMWEHAGIIRNGQGLKRLLKNLRELKISLPVTSIEEAVAANLYQTASLIALAALIREESRGAHFREDYPLRDDFLWQKHIVLSR; encoded by the coding sequence TTGCGCCGGTATCTTATTGATTTTGACTTATCCGGCGTTCCGGTGTATAAATCCGATTACCTGGTAATCGGTAGCGGAATTGCTGGACTTTATGCTGCCTTAAATGCCGCCCGCTATGGGGAGGTAGTGGTTTTAACAAAGAAAAATTTGGGAGATACCAATACCGACTTAGCTCAGGGGGGGATTGCAGCGGCGGTTGATCCGGAAGATGATTCACCGGAACTTCACTATCAGGATACTATTGAAGCTGGAGCAGGTTTATGTAATCCGGAAGCGGTGCGGGTACTGGTGGAGGATGGAATTGAACGGGTTCACCATTTAGTGGAGTTAGGAGCGGATTTTCACCGTAAAGATGGAAAACTCGCCCTTAGAATGGAAGGAGCCCATCGGCGCCGCAGGATTTTATACCGGGGAGATACTACGGGGGAAGAAATTCAGCGGGTTTTATCGATCCAAGCTAAAAACCATCCCCATATCCGGATAATGGAGAATCATTTTACTTTAGATTTAATTACCGAAGACCGGGAGTGCCTTGGCGCCTTAGCCTGGGACGAGAAAGGGCATTTACGTTTATTTTTAAGTAAGTTTACGGTTTTGGCCACTGGCGGTGCCGGTCAAGTTTTCCGGGAGACTACCAATCCGGAAGTAGCTACCGGAGACGGTATTGCCATGGCTTACCGGGCAGGGGCAGGAGTAATGGATATGGAGTTTTTCCAGTTTCACCCTACCGCCTTAAATTTGCCTGGCCGGCAAAAATTTCTTATCAGTGAAGCTGTCCGGGGAGAAGGGGCCAAACTCGTAAACGCGGCTGGGGAGTATTTTATGAAAAACTACCACGAGCTTGCCGACCTTGCTCCTCGAGATGTGGTAGCAAGAGCTATCTGGGATCAAGCGCAAAAAGGTCCAGTGTTTTTGGATATACGTAGTTTTACTGAGGAACAGTTAGCGGGAATACCAAGAATTGTAAAAACATTAAAGGAAAATGGATTAGATCCTAAAAAGGATTTAATTCCGGTGTTACCGGCGGCGCATTATTTTATGGGAGGAGTTCGAACCAACATCTGGGGGGAAACGGATTTAGCCAGGCTTTATGCCTGTGGGGAGGTAGCCTGCCAGGGGGTTCATGGGGCTAACCGTTTGGCTTCTAATTCCCTGCTGGATGGTTTGGTTTTTGGCTACCGGATTGTAGAACGCACGAAAAATATCTTAAAGACTACCCGGGTGAACTATCCTGAAGTAGCAGCTTTTAAAGGTGAGAAGATCGATGGAATTAGTACAAGGGAAGCTATGACAAAAATTAAAGACTTAATGTGGGAACATGCCGGAATTATCCGAAATGGCCAGGGGCTGAAAAGGCTTCTAAAAAATTTAAGGGAGTTAAAAATTTCTTTACCAGTTACTTCTATTGAAGAAGCGGTGGCTGCAAACTTATACCAAACTGCAAGCTTAATTGCTCTTGCAGCTTTAATCCGGGAGGAAAGCCGGGGGGCTCACTTTCGAGAAGATTATCCTTTAAGGGATGACTTTCTCTGGCAAAAACATATTGTTTTATCGAGGTGA